The genome window CCCAGCCGCTGTGCAAGTTCTGCCAGGCGCGCTTCTCCATAGCGGGCTGGTCGCCCCAAGAGGGGGCGCTGCGCTTGCGGCCCCAGCCCTCGTGCAGGTTGTTCCAGCCCCGCTTGCCCCAGATGTGCAAGTCCTTGTTCCAGTCCCGCTTGGACATCTCGTCGTCCATCTGAATCCAATCGAAAAGTCAATCAAAGGGTGTCAGGGTAAATGCGCGGAACGGGTGTAAATATGTGGAAACGATTCCATTTCCATTTTAAGTGGTCTTTTGGTCTgaatgaattaaaattttgctgtgTGGTGGAGCACGAGCGAATTTATTTCTGGGAAATCTCCCGATCGAAGCAGCGTTCCGAAAGAAAAAACCCCACTTGAATATACATCAGATATGTATGAGGGAggatttttgtgttttattccGCCCGTGTCAGCTTTACTTCTTATTATTCCAATATTCCTTTCAATACACTCATCGCGAATTTCCCGAAAGGTCGCGGCAATAAGAAGGAACCGCCCATCAACCCGGTTTGTTAGACAAATTTAGATAAAAACGACCGGAATGATCTCGCTTTATGGCCGAATAAGAACCGAGACAAAAGGCAAGCTCCGTGAAATCCCTGATCCCGTGTCCCTCGTCCCCGTTATTAGGCCAAGACTATGTTGTCAGCTTTGCCATTTCATATTTCTCGAGTCGGAGGGCGTAAGACTATAAGCCGGTCCTCACCTGTGGATTGTCGTTGGTTGATTTCATGGGCGTCTCGTCGGACAGGGCGCGGGTAATGCTCGCCTGCAGGCAGCACGCTAACAGGACCAGCCCCAACATCTTGGCCGCCACCGCCGCCACTGCATCTTTCATTATTGCTGCTGCAAAACGacaaaacaatcaaatttcACCAATCACTTTTCTAGCATATCTAagtatttgtttttatgtgAAA of Tenebrio molitor chromosome 6, icTenMoli1.1, whole genome shotgun sequence contains these proteins:
- the Mip gene encoding prothoracicostatic peptides translates to MKDAVAAVAAKMLGLVLLACCLQASITRALSDETPMKSTNDNPQMDDEMSKRDWNKDLHIWGKRGWNNLHEGWGRKRSAPSWGDQPAMEKRAWQNLHSGWGKRFAPEDEYAIRQLAAMLEPQYDEYNPEGDLDVNDDEKRNWGQFHGGWGKRSKWDNFRGSWGKREPAWSNLKGIWGKRSVQDQIAQ